One Numida meleagris isolate 19003 breed g44 Domestic line chromosome 6, NumMel1.0, whole genome shotgun sequence genomic region harbors:
- the RAB3IL1 gene encoding guanine nucleotide exchange factor for Rab-3A isoform X3 has translation MVREANTKQAASEKQLKEAWGKIDMLQAEVTALKTLVITSTPSSPNWELHPQLQSPSKAVFRKGHGRNKSTSSAMVTAVSQNATPAPVSRECKEVDSILFAEFQSWKESPTLDKSCSFLDRIYREDVGPCLDFTKQELSELVRVAVEQNTLTIEPVASQMLPVVKVSAEDSGGPKKCALSGLPRTCKHRIMLGDSGNYYYISPSCRARITAVCNFFTYIRYIQQGLVRQDVELMYWEVMRLRREMSLAKLGFYPSEM, from the exons ATGGTGAGagaagcaaacacaaaacaggCGGCGtcagagaagcagctgaaggaggcaTGGGGAAAG ATCGacatgctgcaggcagaggtaACAGCTCTGAAGACGCTTGTGATCACATCCACACCTTCCTCTCCAAACTGGGAGCTGCATCCTCAGCTCCAGAGCCCTTCTAAAGCCGTCTTCAGGAAAGGCCATGGGCGAAACAAGAGCACCAGCAGTGCAATGGTCACAGCTGTCAGCCAGAATGCGACTCCAGCACCAGTCAGTCGTGAGTGCAAAGAG GTCGATTCCATTTTATTTGCCGAGTTCCAATCCTGGAAGGAATCTCCAACTTTGGATAAATCCTGCTCCTTCCTGGACAGAATTTACCGAGAAGATGTAGGACCTTGCCTGGACTTTACTAAGCAGGAG CTGTCTGAGCTGGTCCGAGTGGCTGTGGAGCAGAATACACTCACCATTGAGCCTGTTGCTTCCCAGATGCTACCTGTGGTGAAGGTGTCAGCAGAAGACTCTGGTGGGCCAAA GAAGTGTGCTCTAAGTGGCCTCCCCAGGACCTGCAAACACCGCATCATGCTGGGGGATTCTGGGAATTACTATTACATTTCACCGTCCTGCAGGGCCAGG ATCACAGCGGTGTGCAACTTCTTCACATACATTCGCTATATCCAGCAGGGCTTGGTGAGGCAAGATG TGGAACTGATGTACTGGGAGGTGATGCGACTCCGGAGGGAGATGTCTCTGGCCAAACTTGGGTTTTATCCCAGTGAGATGTAA
- the RAB3IL1 gene encoding guanine nucleotide exchange factor for Rab-3A isoform X1 produces MTPSPLCPQRPLPPNTRHGRRRARAPGLPRGRAAVTWRLPPPPPLGAAPRSRADCGHGGGRPSSVPSAAVRRGAAAARSMRRGQTHFEEDSQEQPAVGYWKPLMPSKGSKEEPETGCQDAGSGDDSQSAEQRNVSRLRSSSVEIREKGSEFLKEELHKAQKELKLKDKECERLSKVREQLEQELEELTASLFEEAHKMVREANTKQAASEKQLKEAWGKIDMLQAEVTALKTLVITSTPSSPNWELHPQLQSPSKAVFRKGHGRNKSTSSAMVTAVSQNATPAPVSRECKEVDSILFAEFQSWKESPTLDKSCSFLDRIYREDVGPCLDFTKQELSELVRVAVEQNTLTIEPVASQMLPVVKVSAEDSGGPKKCALSGLPRTCKHRIMLGDSGNYYYISPSCRARITAVCNFFTYIRYIQQGLVRQDVELMYWEVMRLRREMSLAKLGFYPSEM; encoded by the exons ATGACCCCTTCTCCTCTTTGCCCCCAGCGCCCACTCCCCCCAAACACGAGGCACGGACGGCGGCGCGCACGCGCACCCGGCCTcccgcggggccgcgctgcAGTCACGTGGCGCCTCCCACCGCCCCCTCCCCTcggggcggccccgcggagCCGGGCGGACTGCGGGCATGGCGGCGGGCGTCCCTCCTCCGTCCCCTCCGCCGCCGTGAGGCGCGGAGCGGCGGCAGCACGCAGCATGCGGCGGGG CCAGACCCATTTTGAGGAAGACAGCCAGGAGCAACCAGCTGTGGGATACTGGAAACCACTAATGCCGTCCAAAGGCAGCAAGGAGGAGCCAGAGACTGGATGCCAGGATGCAGGCAGCGGGGATGACAGCCAGTCCGCTGAGCAGCGCAACGTCTCGCGTCTCCGCAGCTCCTCGGTGGAGATCCGGGAAAAGGGGTCTGAGTTCCTGAAGGAAGAGCTGCACAAAGCACAAAAG GAGCTGAAGCTGAAGGACAAAGAATGTGAGAGACTGTCAAAAGTCAGAGAACAACTGGAGCAGGAACTAGAGGAGTTAACAGCTAGCCTGTTTGAG GAAGCACACAAGATGGTGAGagaagcaaacacaaaacaggCGGCGtcagagaagcagctgaaggaggcaTGGGGAAAG ATCGacatgctgcaggcagaggtaACAGCTCTGAAGACGCTTGTGATCACATCCACACCTTCCTCTCCAAACTGGGAGCTGCATCCTCAGCTCCAGAGCCCTTCTAAAGCCGTCTTCAGGAAAGGCCATGGGCGAAACAAGAGCACCAGCAGTGCAATGGTCACAGCTGTCAGCCAGAATGCGACTCCAGCACCAGTCAGTCGTGAGTGCAAAGAG GTCGATTCCATTTTATTTGCCGAGTTCCAATCCTGGAAGGAATCTCCAACTTTGGATAAATCCTGCTCCTTCCTGGACAGAATTTACCGAGAAGATGTAGGACCTTGCCTGGACTTTACTAAGCAGGAG CTGTCTGAGCTGGTCCGAGTGGCTGTGGAGCAGAATACACTCACCATTGAGCCTGTTGCTTCCCAGATGCTACCTGTGGTGAAGGTGTCAGCAGAAGACTCTGGTGGGCCAAA GAAGTGTGCTCTAAGTGGCCTCCCCAGGACCTGCAAACACCGCATCATGCTGGGGGATTCTGGGAATTACTATTACATTTCACCGTCCTGCAGGGCCAGG ATCACAGCGGTGTGCAACTTCTTCACATACATTCGCTATATCCAGCAGGGCTTGGTGAGGCAAGATG TGGAACTGATGTACTGGGAGGTGATGCGACTCCGGAGGGAGATGTCTCTGGCCAAACTTGGGTTTTATCCCAGTGAGATGTAA
- the RAB3IL1 gene encoding guanine nucleotide exchange factor for Rab-3A isoform X2, which translates to MSLFSQTHFEEDSQEQPAVGYWKPLMPSKGSKEEPETGCQDAGSGDDSQSAEQRNVSRLRSSSVEIREKGSEFLKEELHKAQKELKLKDKECERLSKVREQLEQELEELTASLFEEAHKMVREANTKQAASEKQLKEAWGKIDMLQAEVTALKTLVITSTPSSPNWELHPQLQSPSKAVFRKGHGRNKSTSSAMVTAVSQNATPAPVSRECKEVDSILFAEFQSWKESPTLDKSCSFLDRIYREDVGPCLDFTKQELSELVRVAVEQNTLTIEPVASQMLPVVKVSAEDSGGPKKCALSGLPRTCKHRIMLGDSGNYYYISPSCRARITAVCNFFTYIRYIQQGLVRQDVELMYWEVMRLRREMSLAKLGFYPSEM; encoded by the exons ATGTCGCTCTTTAG CCAGACCCATTTTGAGGAAGACAGCCAGGAGCAACCAGCTGTGGGATACTGGAAACCACTAATGCCGTCCAAAGGCAGCAAGGAGGAGCCAGAGACTGGATGCCAGGATGCAGGCAGCGGGGATGACAGCCAGTCCGCTGAGCAGCGCAACGTCTCGCGTCTCCGCAGCTCCTCGGTGGAGATCCGGGAAAAGGGGTCTGAGTTCCTGAAGGAAGAGCTGCACAAAGCACAAAAG GAGCTGAAGCTGAAGGACAAAGAATGTGAGAGACTGTCAAAAGTCAGAGAACAACTGGAGCAGGAACTAGAGGAGTTAACAGCTAGCCTGTTTGAG GAAGCACACAAGATGGTGAGagaagcaaacacaaaacaggCGGCGtcagagaagcagctgaaggaggcaTGGGGAAAG ATCGacatgctgcaggcagaggtaACAGCTCTGAAGACGCTTGTGATCACATCCACACCTTCCTCTCCAAACTGGGAGCTGCATCCTCAGCTCCAGAGCCCTTCTAAAGCCGTCTTCAGGAAAGGCCATGGGCGAAACAAGAGCACCAGCAGTGCAATGGTCACAGCTGTCAGCCAGAATGCGACTCCAGCACCAGTCAGTCGTGAGTGCAAAGAG GTCGATTCCATTTTATTTGCCGAGTTCCAATCCTGGAAGGAATCTCCAACTTTGGATAAATCCTGCTCCTTCCTGGACAGAATTTACCGAGAAGATGTAGGACCTTGCCTGGACTTTACTAAGCAGGAG CTGTCTGAGCTGGTCCGAGTGGCTGTGGAGCAGAATACACTCACCATTGAGCCTGTTGCTTCCCAGATGCTACCTGTGGTGAAGGTGTCAGCAGAAGACTCTGGTGGGCCAAA GAAGTGTGCTCTAAGTGGCCTCCCCAGGACCTGCAAACACCGCATCATGCTGGGGGATTCTGGGAATTACTATTACATTTCACCGTCCTGCAGGGCCAGG ATCACAGCGGTGTGCAACTTCTTCACATACATTCGCTATATCCAGCAGGGCTTGGTGAGGCAAGATG TGGAACTGATGTACTGGGAGGTGATGCGACTCCGGAGGGAGATGTCTCTGGCCAAACTTGGGTTTTATCCCAGTGAGATGTAA